One Gottschalkia purinilytica DNA segment encodes these proteins:
- a CDS encoding S-layer homology domain-containing protein: MNKLTKKLLVLFTALSMLLLNVPTFASAEIGPKVNINNSSEVKAFSSAGQPKFKDVPFTHWASYYIEILALAGVITGHPDGTFKPETSITRAEFATIFVNTFYGKEGLVEYEDEFKDVKAGKWYSNHIATAVYMGVISGYEDGTFKPDKSISRTEMAAIISSYLEDDVTVTSEETTKILSQFKDSGSIQSWARTHVAKLIKSGIMSGMSQTQFSPNGIATRAQSASVIYRLVEFYI, encoded by the coding sequence ATGAACAAACTTACTAAAAAGTTACTTGTATTATTCACAGCATTAAGTATGTTATTATTAAACGTTCCTACTTTCGCATCAGCAGAAATCGGACCAAAAGTAAATATCAATAATTCCTCTGAAGTAAAGGCATTTAGTAGTGCAGGACAACCTAAATTTAAAGATGTACCATTTACACATTGGGCAAGTTATTATATTGAAATATTAGCCTTAGCAGGAGTTATAACAGGACATCCAGATGGAACTTTCAAGCCTGAAACAAGCATAACAAGAGCTGAATTTGCTACAATTTTTGTAAATACATTTTATGGAAAAGAAGGCTTGGTTGAATATGAAGATGAATTTAAAGATGTTAAAGCTGGAAAGTGGTATTCAAATCATATAGCAACAGCTGTTTATATGGGAGTAATAAGTGGATATGAGGATGGTACATTTAAGCCAGATAAAAGTATATCAAGAACAGAAATGGCTGCTATAATAAGTAGTTACTTAGAAGATGATGTTACAGTAACATCTGAAGAAACTACAAAAATATTATCACAATTTAAAGATAGCGGAAGTATACAAAGTTGGGCTAGAACACATGTAGCTAAGCTTATAAAAAGTGGAATCATGAGTGGAATGAGTCAAACTCAATTTTCACCAAATGGCATAGCAACAAGAGCACAATCAGCTTCAGTTATATATAGATTAGTAGAATTTTATATATAA
- a CDS encoding S-layer homology domain-containing protein, translated as MNRFTKKLFVLFTALSMLLLSVPTFAEGDQPVFKDVPANHWASEYIEALALGEILTGYSDGTFKPEKSITRAEFTTLIVSLIDEELSTYEGDFTDVKAGEWHANYIATAVEYGLIAGYSDETFKPNKSISRAEMAVIMSRLFESETNLTAEQTTQILSQFKDNASIPSWAKADLAKVVKSGLISGMSKTEFSPNSTATRAQAATVIYRAAEIYGEE; from the coding sequence ATGAACAGATTTACTAAGAAATTATTTGTATTATTTACAGCTTTAAGTATGTTGTTATTAAGTGTTCCTACTTTTGCAGAAGGAGATCAACCTGTTTTTAAAGATGTGCCAGCTAATCACTGGGCAAGTGAGTATATCGAAGCACTAGCTTTAGGAGAAATTCTAACAGGATACTCAGATGGAACATTTAAACCTGAAAAAAGTATAACAAGAGCAGAATTTACAACACTAATAGTTAGTTTAATTGATGAAGAATTATCTACATATGAAGGTGACTTTACAGACGTTAAAGCTGGAGAATGGCATGCAAATTACATAGCTACAGCTGTAGAATATGGTCTTATAGCTGGATATTCAGATGAAACGTTTAAGCCAAATAAAAGTATATCAAGAGCAGAAATGGCTGTTATAATGAGTAGACTTTTTGAAAGTGAAACTAATTTAACAGCTGAACAAACTACACAAATATTATCACAATTTAAAGATAATGCAAGTATACCAAGTTGGGCTAAAGCTGATTTAGCTAAGGTTGTAAAAAGTGGACTAATAAGCGGAATGAGTAAAACTGAATTTTCACCAAATAGCACTGCAACAAGAGCGCAAGCAGCTACAGTTATATACAGAGCAGCTGAGATTTATGGAGAAGAATAG
- a CDS encoding TRAP transporter large permease → MSLALFAILIVLLIGSTPVYVALGLASAIAIAFFTPIPLEIISQRMFAGIDKFSLMAVPFFILAANVMKGGGLSIRILNFAKALVGHLRGGLAMTVVLACMFFGAVSGSSPATVIAIGSLMLPALIEGGYGEKFSIGLIVSSAAVAVIIPPSIGMIVYGSVTGVSVGDLFIAGVIPGIVFGGVFIIYSYYYARKNNIKTEKRSSAKELLKALKEAGWALGIPVIIIGGIYGGIFTPTEAAAVTAVYAIFIALFIYKNLTVKELLNETIESVVGTAQVMILIAAASVFGWVLTSQQVPQTLAESLINLSNSKLVILLIVNIILLIVGMFVDPASSTTILAPLFFPLALKFGIDPIHLGIIMVVNGAIGMFTPPFGLNLFVATGISDLSISKIISGVAPFIILSLIALLLITYIPKLSLFLL, encoded by the coding sequence ATGAGCTTAGCATTATTTGCTATTTTAATTGTGCTTCTTATCGGTAGTACTCCAGTTTATGTAGCTCTAGGATTAGCTTCAGCTATTGCTATTGCATTCTTTACTCCAATTCCTTTAGAAATTATATCTCAACGTATGTTTGCAGGAATAGATAAGTTTTCACTTATGGCAGTTCCATTTTTTATACTAGCAGCTAATGTTATGAAAGGTGGAGGTCTTTCTATAAGGATATTAAACTTTGCAAAGGCTTTAGTAGGACATCTCAGAGGCGGACTGGCAATGACAGTGGTTTTAGCTTGTATGTTTTTTGGGGCAGTTTCAGGGTCTAGTCCTGCTACAGTGATTGCTATTGGATCGTTAATGCTACCTGCTCTAATAGAAGGTGGATATGGAGAAAAGTTTTCTATTGGATTAATAGTGTCCAGTGCTGCAGTTGCAGTAATAATTCCTCCAAGTATAGGTATGATAGTTTATGGTTCAGTAACTGGTGTTTCTGTTGGAGATTTATTTATAGCAGGGGTTATACCAGGTATAGTATTTGGTGGGGTTTTTATTATATACAGCTATTATTATGCTAGAAAGAATAATATAAAAACAGAGAAAAGAAGTAGTGCTAAGGAATTACTTAAAGCTTTAAAAGAAGCTGGATGGGCGTTAGGAATTCCTGTGATTATAATAGGAGGAATATATGGTGGAATATTTACACCTACTGAAGCAGCTGCTGTTACTGCAGTATATGCAATATTTATAGCATTATTTATTTACAAGAATTTAACTGTAAAAGAGCTATTAAATGAAACTATAGAGTCTGTTGTTGGAACAGCACAGGTTATGATTTTAATAGCGGCTGCATCTGTTTTTGGATGGGTACTTACAAGTCAACAAGTACCGCAGACATTAGCAGAATCACTAATAAATCTAAGTAATTCAAAACTTGTAATACTACTCATAGTTAATATAATATTACTAATTGTTGGAATGTTTGTTGATCCTGCATCTTCAACAACTATTTTAGCTCCTTTATTCTTCCCTTTGGCATTGAAATTTGGAATAGACCCTATTCATTTAGGAATTATTATGGTTGTAAATGGTGCTATAGGAATGTTTACTCCACCGTTTGGACTTAATCTATTTGTTGCAACTGGAATATCTGATTTGTCTATTAGTAAGATAATTTCAGGAGTAGCTCCATTTATAATACTAAGTTTAATAGCACTTCTTCTTATAACTTATATACCAAAATTATCATTATTTTTATTATAA
- a CDS encoding TRAP transporter small permease yields the protein MNSFNRILSKIEQYSCAILLLFITALLFVNVVLRHMGLALDWVEEFSRYGIIWITFVGSSICIYKGAHIGVDAITTILRDKGKNILSLITVIISIIFTLLLTIKSFYITKVVFETGQVSSTLEVPMVYIYGAMPVGGVLMLLRFIQQFFISVRTLKRGEY from the coding sequence ATGAATTCTTTTAATAGAATTTTGTCTAAGATAGAACAATATTCATGTGCTATCTTATTGTTGTTTATTACAGCATTATTGTTCGTTAACGTAGTCTTAAGACATATGGGCCTTGCTTTAGATTGGGTAGAGGAATTCTCAAGATATGGAATCATATGGATCACTTTTGTAGGTTCTAGTATTTGTATATACAAGGGAGCACATATAGGAGTAGATGCTATAACTACAATATTAAGAGATAAAGGAAAGAATATATTATCTTTGATTACAGTAATAATTTCAATTATTTTTACGTTATTGCTTACAATAAAATCATTTTACATAACAAAAGTAGTTTTTGAAACTGGACAGGTAAGTTCAACTTTAGAAGTTCCAATGGTATACATTTATGGTGCAATGCCAGTAGGTGGAGTTTTAATGTTATTAAGATTTATACAACAATTTTTTATTAGCGTAAGAACTCTTAAAAGGGGTGAGTATTAA
- a CDS encoding TRAP transporter substrate-binding protein, which translates to MVKKLKSIFLLISLFAFTFIIQGCSLSNQKANSNDVIQINYGHGFMPETPHHKSSLKFKEEVEKKTNGKVKVNVFPSSQLGSAREMFEGLQLGTQEIALVPTARISGFAPELQLFDLPFLFPSRDTAYKLMDGKVGNDLLKTLEKQYVKGVVFYEDGFKHFTSNNKITEAKDFKGQKFRTMESPIVMKQFKSLGANPVPIDFAELYNSLQLGVIDGQENPLVTIENMKFYEVQDYLLLSEHAYLGHALLFNDNWFKKLPKDIQKILYDTGRELAKWQRKEVQKEEEKYLKTIEKSGTKIIKLNEKQKKELKKITNPVHKEYVKMFGDKILNDAYREIERLEGNEVTN; encoded by the coding sequence ATGGTTAAGAAACTTAAAAGTATCTTTTTATTAATTAGTTTGTTTGCATTTACTTTTATAATTCAAGGCTGTTCACTAAGTAATCAAAAAGCTAATAGTAATGATGTTATACAAATTAACTATGGACATGGATTTATGCCAGAAACACCTCATCATAAGTCATCACTTAAATTCAAAGAAGAGGTAGAGAAAAAAACCAATGGTAAAGTTAAAGTAAATGTTTTTCCGAGTAGTCAACTTGGAAGTGCAAGAGAAATGTTTGAAGGGTTACAACTAGGCACACAAGAGATAGCATTAGTTCCTACTGCTAGAATAAGTGGATTTGCACCAGAACTACAGTTATTTGATTTACCTTTTTTATTTCCTTCCAGGGATACTGCTTATAAATTAATGGATGGTAAAGTAGGAAATGATTTGTTAAAGACATTAGAAAAACAATATGTAAAAGGTGTAGTATTTTATGAAGATGGATTTAAACACTTTACTTCAAATAATAAAATAACAGAAGCAAAAGATTTTAAAGGACAAAAATTTAGGACTATGGAGAGTCCTATAGTTATGAAACAATTTAAATCTTTAGGGGCAAATCCAGTACCTATAGACTTTGCCGAGCTTTATAATTCACTTCAGCTAGGTGTTATTGATGGTCAAGAAAATCCACTAGTTACAATTGAAAATATGAAGTTTTATGAAGTTCAAGATTATTTATTATTAAGTGAACATGCATATTTAGGACATGCATTATTATTTAATGATAACTGGTTTAAAAAGCTACCTAAAGATATACAAAAAATACTCTATGATACTGGTAGAGAATTAGCAAAATGGCAAAGAAAAGAGGTTCAAAAGGAAGAAGAAAAATATTTAAAAACAATAGAAAAGTCAGGAACAAAAATAATAAAGCTTAATGAAAAACAGAAGAAAGAATTAAAGAAAATAACTAATCCTGTACATAAGGAGTATGTAAAAATGTTTGGAGATAAGATATTAAACGATGCATATAGAGAAATAGAAAGATTAGAAGGAAATGAAGTCACTAACTAA
- the fabZ gene encoding 3-hydroxyacyl-ACP dehydratase FabZ, translated as MIDNIQIQNLIPHRYPFLLVDKVVEIEEGKRAVGIKNVAANEPFFQGHFPGNPIMPGVLIVEAMAQVGAVTLMTIEENREKLAVFTGIDGVRIKKQVRPGDTLRMEVELVKFKRGIGVAEAVAYVDGEIACKGTLMFALIDQK; from the coding sequence GTGATAGATAATATACAGATTCAGAATCTTATACCTCACAGATATCCATTTTTATTAGTGGACAAGGTAGTAGAAATAGAAGAGGGAAAAAGAGCTGTTGGAATAAAAAATGTTGCAGCTAACGAACCATTTTTTCAAGGACACTTTCCAGGAAATCCAATTATGCCAGGAGTACTTATAGTTGAAGCCATGGCTCAAGTAGGAGCAGTAACACTTATGACTATTGAAGAGAATAGAGAAAAACTAGCAGTGTTTACAGGAATAGATGGAGTTAGAATAAAAAAACAAGTTAGACCTGGAGATACACTTAGAATGGAAGTAGAATTGGTTAAATTTAAAAGAGGAATAGGGGTAGCAGAAGCTGTTGCTTACGTAGATGGAGAAATTGCTTGTAAAGGAACACTTATGTTTGCACTTATAGATCAAAAATAG
- a CDS encoding AEC family transporter, protein MILSNVLNQTIILFILVIVGYIIKKINILTDDLIKGFSEFILKLTLPLLIMVSMDREFSKDRLIFTGLIFGISVVIYFMKTFISTLFVKMFSIKEPQKGVYKMLIIFSNLGFMGIPVINAMYGEEGVFYAAILNIVFNIFLWTMGVEIITSYSNKEKCTENGIKKLLLNPGIGGVMVGLILFLTPLKLPQMLYDPMYMIGNTTTPLAMIVVGGLLGGTKIDSMFKNYKLIIASITRTVIIPLILLGVFMIFKLPKMIAGVIIVSDSMPSAANVAIFARRYESDYDLASQGVFISTLINMATIPLILYLFSKIYGL, encoded by the coding sequence TTGATACTTAGTAATGTTCTCAATCAAACTATAATACTTTTTATACTTGTAATAGTAGGATATATTATAAAAAAAATAAACATATTAACAGACGATCTGATAAAAGGATTTTCAGAGTTTATATTAAAACTAACTTTACCATTATTGATTATGGTATCAATGGATAGGGAGTTTTCAAAAGATAGGTTAATATTTACTGGACTAATATTTGGAATAAGTGTTGTTATTTATTTTATGAAGACATTCATAAGTACATTATTTGTAAAGATGTTTTCTATAAAAGAACCTCAAAAAGGCGTTTATAAAATGCTTATAATTTTTTCTAACTTAGGATTTATGGGGATTCCTGTTATAAATGCAATGTATGGAGAAGAGGGGGTTTTTTATGCAGCCATACTTAATATAGTTTTTAATATATTTTTATGGACTATGGGAGTGGAAATAATTACATCTTATAGTAATAAGGAAAAATGTACTGAGAATGGTATTAAGAAACTTTTATTAAACCCAGGAATAGGTGGAGTAATGGTAGGATTAATATTATTTTTAACTCCTTTAAAGTTACCACAAATGTTATATGACCCAATGTATATGATAGGAAATACAACAACTCCATTAGCTATGATAGTAGTAGGAGGATTGTTGGGTGGAACGAAAATAGATTCTATGTTTAAAAACTATAAGCTAATAATAGCTTCAATTACTAGAACTGTTATAATACCTTTAATATTACTTGGAGTATTTATGATATTTAAACTTCCTAAGATGATAGCAGGTGTAATTATAGTATCAGATAGTATGCCATCAGCAGCTAATGTTGCTATATTTGCTAGAAGATATGAGTCAGACTATGACCTTGCTTCTCAAGGAGTATTTATTTCAACATTGATAAATATGGCCACTATACCTCTCATATTATATTTATTTTCAAAAATATATGGGTTATAA
- a CDS encoding response regulator transcription factor, whose protein sequence is MNTLKILIVEDEERMRKVIKKYLEAENYEVKEAKDGKEAIEIFNENEFDFILLDIMMPNIDGWTVCREIRKTSSVPIIMLSARGEEYDKLFGFELGVDDYMVKPFSPKELIARIKAILNRVNNFNNKVENTNDTLICIKNLKINTLSNEVYLDDNEIKLTPKEYDLLVFLCENKDITFSREQLLDRVWGYDFYGDLRTVDTHIKQLREKLCKKNKFIHTIWGKGYKLKAGD, encoded by the coding sequence TTGAATACATTAAAAATTCTTATTGTAGAAGATGAAGAGAGAATGAGAAAAGTAATAAAAAAGTATTTAGAAGCAGAAAACTATGAAGTCAAAGAAGCAAAAGATGGTAAAGAAGCTATAGAGATATTTAATGAGAATGAATTTGACTTCATTTTATTAGATATAATGATGCCTAATATAGATGGTTGGACTGTATGTAGAGAAATAAGAAAAACCTCTAGTGTGCCCATTATAATGCTTTCTGCTAGGGGTGAAGAATATGATAAGCTTTTTGGATTTGAACTAGGTGTAGATGACTATATGGTTAAGCCATTTAGCCCAAAAGAATTAATAGCAAGAATAAAAGCTATTTTAAATCGAGTAAATAATTTTAATAATAAAGTAGAAAATACAAATGATACATTAATATGTATTAAAAATCTTAAGATAAATACTCTTTCCAATGAGGTATATTTAGATGATAACGAAATAAAGTTAACTCCAAAAGAATATGACTTACTAGTCTTTTTATGTGAAAATAAAGACATTACATTTTCAAGAGAACAATTGTTAGATCGTGTGTGGGGCTATGACTTTTATGGAGACTTAAGAACAGTAGACACACATATTAAACAACTAAGAGAGAAGCTATGTAAGAAGAATAAGTTTATTCACACTATTTGGGGGAAAGGATATAAGCTTAAAGCTGGTGATTAA
- a CDS encoding sensor histidine kinase, translating to MTSIKKKLWMIITSLVIIILLTFFIFNIFFLDRFYINEKIDSYYKSGANLNTLISQKYFEDKELYENSLGFITDSSNVYSVDLSKDESFIFIKRSEIRNGKLTFNIANNAIIDGLSIQDLVFINRKLNSNRKFNYLANIKDKSTNDSFTAIIVGVPYKEKGVALGYSIFFTNTKSISNTTYILKNQFGIIAIISLVLSSGLAFILARSFTNPILKIKKATELISKGKYDHKINIKSQDEIGLLAESINKMSEELSQIENLRKELIANISHELKTPLSLVRAYSEAIRDIDYKDEQALKEDLDIILEEVNTLNLMVEDILYLSKIQSNNSKLDVSDINILDIFKCIDHKLSYFLNEKNLTLNIQADDNIYIKGDYEKIFQSILNLVVNSINHTEDNKNIYLRASESKSKVRIEVEDEGIGIKKEELENIWDRFYKVDKSRKRNNNGTGLGMSIVKSIFEMHGFEYGIESELNKGTKIYFEYNKKRKSNQIKDQ from the coding sequence ATGACAAGTATAAAGAAAAAGCTCTGGATGATTATAACATCATTAGTTATAATCATACTACTAACTTTTTTTATATTTAATATATTTTTCTTAGATAGATTCTATATAAACGAAAAAATAGACTCTTATTATAAGAGTGGCGCTAATTTAAATACTCTAATATCACAGAAGTATTTCGAAGATAAAGAGCTGTATGAAAATTCTCTTGGATTTATAACAGACTCATCAAATGTATATTCTGTGGATCTAAGTAAAGATGAGTCTTTTATATTTATAAAAAGAAGTGAAATAAGAAATGGGAAGCTTACATTTAATATAGCTAATAATGCTATTATAGATGGCTTATCTATACAAGATTTAGTTTTTATTAATAGAAAATTAAACAGTAATAGAAAGTTTAACTATCTTGCAAATATAAAAGATAAAAGTACAAATGACTCTTTTACAGCAATAATAGTAGGTGTTCCTTATAAAGAAAAAGGAGTAGCATTAGGATATTCTATTTTTTTCACTAATACTAAGAGTATTTCTAATACTACTTATATACTAAAAAATCAATTTGGAATAATTGCTATAATATCTCTTGTATTATCTTCTGGACTTGCATTTATTCTTGCAAGATCTTTTACTAATCCTATATTAAAAATAAAGAAAGCTACAGAATTAATATCTAAAGGTAAGTACGATCATAAAATAAATATAAAAAGCCAGGATGAAATAGGACTACTTGCAGAGTCCATAAATAAGATGAGTGAAGAATTATCTCAAATTGAAAATTTGCGAAAAGAGCTTATAGCAAATATATCTCATGAATTGAAAACTCCTTTGAGTTTAGTAAGAGCATATTCAGAAGCAATAAGAGATATTGACTATAAAGATGAACAAGCCCTTAAAGAAGATCTAGATATAATACTTGAAGAAGTAAACACATTGAATTTAATGGTAGAAGATATACTTTATCTGTCAAAAATTCAGTCTAATAATTCTAAACTTGATGTAAGTGATATAAACATATTAGATATTTTCAAATGTATAGATCATAAGCTAAGTTATTTTTTAAATGAAAAAAATTTAACTTTAAATATTCAAGCAGATGATAACATTTATATTAAAGGAGACTATGAAAAGATATTTCAATCTATTTTAAATCTTGTAGTAAATAGTATCAATCATACTGAAGATAATAAAAATATATATTTAAGGGCATCGGAATCAAAAAGCAAAGTAAGAATAGAAGTAGAAGATGAAGGTATAGGCATAAAAAAAGAAGAACTCGAAAATATCTGGGATAGATTCTATAAAGTAGATAAATCAAGAAAGAGAAATAATAATGGTACAGGACTTGGAATGTCTATTGTAAAAAGTATATTTGAAATGCATGGATTTGAATATGGTATAGAAAGTGAGTTAAATAAGGGTACAAAAATATATTTTGAATACAATAAAAAAAGAAAATCTAATCAAATAAAGGATCAATGA
- a CDS encoding class I SAM-dependent methyltransferase — MFTLVDFYHITDQQLIYNQNKSLFYTLSNGRLVLSPSRETSDLLKQKTKIIADFIKFAKLNGTHQQLLAHISSNVIKLFMKVNQYLNFSYEDYLNLQKIYSEAYDRAYDLFSHNKQISDKEIDDLFSSHYKNLQTFLLDSNGTEIFEKYKESPHLFTIKCAEYSPEFQMKLLNINLNTIRQPVLDIGCGSNANLVSFLRKNGIEAFGIDRNVDKTSYLYKANWLKCNFKPNTWGTVISHMAFSNHFIHHHLRANSQFELYAKKYMELLKSLKLEGSFIYAPGLPFIEELLSSNDSYVVDIKNINPQNLSINQDSPFNLKSYHTTKIVRIK; from the coding sequence ATGTTTACATTAGTAGACTTTTATCATATAACTGATCAACAGTTAATCTACAATCAGAACAAAAGTCTTTTTTATACTCTATCCAATGGAAGACTTGTATTGAGTCCTTCTAGAGAAACATCTGATTTGTTAAAACAAAAAACTAAAATAATCGCAGACTTCATAAAATTTGCAAAGTTAAATGGCACTCATCAACAACTACTAGCGCATATTTCAAGTAATGTTATCAAACTATTTATGAAAGTTAATCAATATTTGAATTTCAGCTATGAGGATTATCTTAATCTTCAAAAAATCTATAGTGAGGCATACGATAGAGCTTATGATCTATTTAGTCATAACAAACAAATATCTGATAAAGAAATTGATGATCTATTTAGTTCTCATTATAAAAATTTACAAACCTTCTTACTAGATTCAAATGGTACTGAAATATTTGAAAAATACAAAGAAAGTCCACATTTGTTCACAATAAAATGTGCTGAATATTCTCCTGAATTCCAAATGAAATTACTAAACATTAATTTAAATACAATTCGTCAGCCTGTCTTAGATATTGGATGTGGTTCAAATGCAAATTTAGTCAGTTTTCTTAGAAAAAACGGAATTGAAGCATTTGGAATAGATAGAAATGTAGATAAAACTAGTTACCTATATAAAGCTAATTGGCTTAAATGTAATTTCAAACCAAATACTTGGGGAACTGTAATCTCCCATATGGCTTTTTCAAATCATTTTATTCATCATCATTTAAGAGCTAATAGTCAGTTTGAATTATATGCTAAAAAATATATGGAACTACTGAAATCATTGAAGCTTGAAGGAAGCTTCATTTATGCACCGGGTCTTCCTTTTATAGAAGAATTGCTATCATCAAATGATTCATATGTCGTAGATATTAAAAATATAAATCCACAAAATCTATCAATTAATCAAGATTCACCATTTAATCTAAAAAGCTATCATACTACTAAGATAGTACGTATAAAATAA
- a CDS encoding rod-binding protein: MTVVNGFSKTIIPSGNSKENSIKRANESSENMKDESLMKVCKDFESLFIHMMLKSMRATVPDNGLIPKSTATEMFEDMHDQEMASAIANNGNGFGIAQMLYDQMKSSLAYKQNL, from the coding sequence ATGACTGTTGTAAATGGTTTTTCTAAAACAATAATACCATCTGGAAACTCAAAAGAAAATAGTATCAAGAGAGCAAATGAAAGTTCTGAAAATATGAAAGATGAGTCTTTAATGAAAGTTTGTAAGGACTTTGAATCTTTATTTATTCATATGATGCTAAAAAGTATGAGAGCTACTGTACCAGATAATGGATTAATTCCAAAGAGTACAGCTACTGAAATGTTTGAAGATATGCATGATCAAGAAATGGCTAGTGCAATAGCTAATAATGGAAATGGATTTGGAATAGCTCAAATGTTGTATGATCAAATGAAAAGTTCACTAGCATATAAACAAAATTTATGA
- the flgG gene encoding flagellar basal-body rod protein FlgG, producing the protein MIRGLWSAASGMKSQQLNIDVISNNLANVNTTSYKKQRAEFKDLLYVSIKRANKNDDRGGQPVNIEVGHGVRVSGTTKDFVNGPTISTENDFDVAIDGRGFFAVRLPNGEVRYTRDGSFKISVEDGESTLVTSDGYYVLSEDDDVLTIPEGATDINIDEQGYITARDEDGEIIDIGRFRFVDFVNPQGLLSEGSNLYNVSDASGQPVDIEAEDMKSKIRHKFLEGSNVQVVDEMVNMITAQRAYEISSKSIQTADDMLQIANNLRR; encoded by the coding sequence ATGATTAGGGGATTATGGTCAGCTGCAAGTGGTATGAAATCACAACAATTAAATATAGATGTAATATCTAATAACTTAGCTAATGTAAATACTACATCATATAAAAAACAAAGAGCTGAGTTTAAAGATTTATTATATGTCTCTATAAAAAGAGCAAATAAAAATGATGATAGAGGTGGACAACCTGTAAATATTGAAGTAGGACATGGAGTTAGAGTATCAGGAACTACTAAAGACTTTGTAAATGGACCAACTATATCTACAGAAAATGATTTTGATGTGGCTATAGATGGTAGAGGATTTTTTGCTGTAAGACTACCAAATGGAGAAGTTAGATATACAAGAGACGGTAGTTTTAAAATAAGTGTTGAGGATGGAGAATCTACATTAGTTACATCAGATGGATACTATGTATTAAGTGAAGATGATGATGTATTAACTATACCAGAAGGAGCAACAGACATAAATATTGATGAACAAGGTTACATAACAGCTAGAGATGAAGATGGAGAGATAATTGATATAGGAAGATTTAGATTTGTTGATTTTGTAAATCCTCAAGGTCTTTTAAGTGAAGGATCGAACTTATATAATGTATCAGATGCTTCTGGACAACCAGTAGATATAGAAGCTGAAGATATGAAAAGCAAAATAAGGCATAAGTTTCTTGAAGGCTCAAATGTTCAAGTAGTAGATGAAATGGTAAATATGATAACAGCTCAAAGAGCTTATGAAATAAGTTCAAAATCAATACAAACAGCTGATGATATGTTACAAATAGCAAATAACTTGAGAAGATAG